Part of the Candidatus Delongbacteria bacterium genome, CGCCGAGAGCGTGTCCGGACTGCAGCCCTGAAGGGCGGAAAGGCCACAACCATGAGCTCCTATACGTTCACCAGCGAGAGCGTCTCCGAGGGCCATCCCGACAAGATGTGCGACATGATCAGTGACGCCATCCTGGACGCCTGCCTGACGCTTGATCCCAATGCGCGCGTGGCCTGTGAAACGTTCGTCAAGGGCAACAAGGACGAATGCACCCTGGTCATCGGCGGAGAAATCACCCTGGCCGAAGGCGTGGACGAGCCGGATTACGAAGCCATTGCCCGGGCCACCGCCCGCCGCATCGGCTACACGGACAAGGCCCTGGGCATGGATGCCGACACGGCTCACGTGATCAAGCTGATCTCGCGCCAGAGTGCGGACATCTCCCAGGGTGTGGATGTGAATGCCAATCACGAGCAGGGTGCCGGCGACCAGGGCCTGATGTTCGGCTACGCCAGCGACGAAACCGAATCCCTGATGCCCCTGCCGATCCATCTGGCGCACACCCTCACGCGCGAGCATGCGGCCCTGCGGCGCTCCGGTGCCTTGCCCTGGCTGCGTCCCGATGCCAAGAGCCAGGTCTCGGTTCGCTATGAGAACAATCGGCCAGTGGCCGTGGAGACCGTCGTATTCTCCACCCAGCACGCCGAAAGTGCGGACCTGGAGCGGACCATCATCCCGGCGATCCGCGAGAGCCTGATCAAGGCCTTCATTCCCGCCGAGCTGATGTCCGACAGCACCAGGTTCCACATCAACCCCACCGGCAAGTTCGTGATCGGCGGACCCTGGGGGGATGCGGGACTCACCGGCCGCAAGATCATCGTGGACACCTACGGCGGCATGGGCCGTCACGGCGGTGGAGCCTTCTCGGGCAAGGATTCCTCCAAGGTCGATCGCAGTGCCGCCTATGCGGCGCGCTGGGTCGCCAAGAACATCGTGGCCTCGGGAGCCGCCCAGCGCTGCGAGATCCAGTTGGCCTACGCCATCGGTGTGGCCCAGCCCGTGTCCATTCGCGTGGACACCTTCGGCACGGGCAAGGTTGCCGACGAACTGCTCTGCAAACGTGTCAGCGAAGGCTTTGATCTGCGCCCCGCGGCCATCATCGAAGTCCTGGGCCTGCGCCGGCCGATCTTCGCCGCCACCGCGGCCTACGGTCACTTCGGACGCGAAGGTTTCAGCTGGGAAGAATGCAATCGCACTTCCGTGTTCGCCTGAGCACGCCCGCCCCGCACGGGGCCACGGACATGTACACACAGTCATCACGGAGCCATTTTCGCTCCGTGAGTCAATCAAGGGGAACCCCATG contains:
- a CDS encoding methionine adenosyltransferase, which translates into the protein MSSYTFTSESVSEGHPDKMCDMISDAILDACLTLDPNARVACETFVKGNKDECTLVIGGEITLAEGVDEPDYEAIARATARRIGYTDKALGMDADTAHVIKLISRQSADISQGVDVNANHEQGAGDQGLMFGYASDETESLMPLPIHLAHTLTREHAALRRSGALPWLRPDAKSQVSVRYENNRPVAVETVVFSTQHAESADLERTIIPAIRESLIKAFIPAELMSDSTRFHINPTGKFVIGGPWGDAGLTGRKIIVDTYGGMGRHGGGAFSGKDSSKVDRSAAYAARWVAKNIVASGAAQRCEIQLAYAIGVAQPVSIRVDTFGTGKVADELLCKRVSEGFDLRPAAIIEVLGLRRPIFAATAAYGHFGREGFSWEECNRTSVFA